Proteins co-encoded in one Stomoxys calcitrans chromosome 5, idStoCalc2.1, whole genome shotgun sequence genomic window:
- the LOC131998116 gene encoding ribonuclease H2 subunit B-like has product MSKSKSTRSSKVKDDPDTPAKPKASTSASALRKIFYISQDMLEDGTQKLNLEQFYHAGKGKKALFMTKNDNIIMEVVEYSEPRRSWLINSEVCSNGHIYITTPIDVTFLALHHLRKHCSTRAISLDNIYDEEDSSVSRLLTNFIPHASLKCIADVKTAGGDNFYKYNHEKCLAWLSLKTKHVAEALKKAGIYCGHSAISQNYTRSENVVDETAHETDYLRMACDYIGGYISLELHEELAKYLQIPSEKATKNEEKKAAATNTKRKSGDKLKNEISKKQKLENGAAAKLKDSSLLEESPDDDEEENRNKNNSLSEEIIKSPKENLSTPLKEKTMTAKEKSLAKSAKGTKSIASFFMKKTAA; this is encoded by the coding sequence ATGAGTAAATCAAAATCAACTCGATCCAGCAAAGTAAAAGATGATCCGGATACACCCGCAAAACCAAAGGCCAGTACATCTGCATCCGCCttaaggaaaatattttacatATCTCAGGATATGCTGGAAGATGGGACGCAAAAGTTGAATCTGGAGCAATTTTATCATGCGGGAAAAGGCAAGAAAGCATTATTTATGACAAAAAATGATAACATTATAATGGAAGTGGTGGAGTATTCAGAGCCTAGAAGAAGTTGGCTTATCAACAGCGAGGTGTGTTCCAATGGGCATATCTACATTACCACCCCGATTGATGTGACCTTTTTAGCTTTGCACCACTTGCGCAAGCATTGTTCGACTAGAGCCATCTCCTTGGATAACATATATGATGAGGAGGATTCCAGTGTTTCGAGGCTGCTTACCAATTTTATACCGCATGCGTCGCTAAAATGTATTGCCGATGTTAAAACTGCAGGAGGAGATAATTTCTATAAATATAACCACGAGAAATGTTTAGCATGGTTGTCgcttaaaacaaaacatgtggCAGAGGCGTTGAAAAAAGCCGGCATATACTGTGGCCACAGTGCCATATCGCAAAACTATACACGAAGTGAAAACGTAGTAGACGAGACTGCCCATGAGACGGATTACCTGCGTATGGCCTGTGATTATATTGGGGGCTATATATCCCTGGAATTGCATGAGGAACTTGCTAAATATTTGCAAATACCCTCTGAGAAAGCGACAAAGAATGAGGAAAAGAAGGCAGCGGCGACTAATACTAAACGTAAGTCCGGCGACAAGCTAAAGAATGAAATCTCGAAAaagcaaaaattggaaaatgggGCAGCAGCTAAATTGAAGGATTCCAGTTTGTTGGAAGAATCGCCGGACGATGATGAAGAAGAAAATCGTAATAAGAACAATTCTTTAAGTGAGGAGATCATAAAATCGCCCAAAGAGAACTTATCTACTCCGTTGAAGGAAAAGACAATGACAGCTAAAGAAAAATCATTGGCGAAGAGTGCTAAAGGTACCAAGAGTATAGcatcattttttatgaaaaagacTGCCGCATAA